From the genome of Halorussus caseinilyticus, one region includes:
- a CDS encoding Era-like GTP-binding protein, which produces MGLFTDLKDSISRVTDKLFSAQEPKRIGIYGPPNAGKTTLANRIARDWTGDAVGPESHIPHETRRARRKENVEIERDGKTVSIDIVDTPGVTTKVDYEEFIDHDMDKEDAVRRSREATEGVAEAMHWLREDVDGVIYVLDSTTDPFTQVNTMLIGIIESQDLPVLILANKTDLEDSSVQRIRNAFPQHETIPLSALEGENMDEVYDKIAEYFG; this is translated from the coding sequence ATGGGATTGTTTACGGACCTGAAAGACAGCATTTCCCGCGTTACGGACAAGCTCTTCTCCGCGCAGGAGCCGAAGCGTATCGGTATCTACGGCCCGCCAAATGCCGGAAAGACGACTCTCGCTAATCGTATCGCCCGCGACTGGACCGGCGACGCAGTCGGCCCGGAGAGTCACATTCCACACGAAACCCGTCGGGCACGTCGAAAAGAGAACGTCGAAATCGAGCGCGACGGCAAGACGGTGTCAATCGACATCGTGGACACGCCGGGCGTCACGACCAAAGTCGATTACGAGGAGTTCATCGACCACGACATGGACAAAGAGGACGCCGTGCGGCGCTCCCGCGAAGCGACCGAAGGCGTCGCGGAGGCGATGCACTGGCTCCGGGAGGACGTAGACGGCGTAATCTACGTTCTCGACAGCACGACTGACCCGTTCACGCAGGTCAACACGATGCTCATCGGTATCATCGAGAGCCAAGACCTCCCCGTCCTCATCCTCGCCAACAAGACCGACCTCGAAGATTCGAGCGTCCAGCGCATCCGAAACGCCTTCCCACAGCACGAGACCATCCCGCTCTCGGCACTCGAAGGCGAGAACATGGACGAAGTGTACGACAAAATCGCGGAGTACTTCGGGTGA